The Streptomyces spororaveus genome includes a region encoding these proteins:
- a CDS encoding arylamine N-acetyltransferase family protein produces MEEFSASRVDAYLRRIGAERPGSASLAALRDLHLRHLRTVPFESLSIHLGQEIVLDGEALLDKLLLGGRGGFCYELNGAFALLLRSLGYRVELLQARVHSPDGGQGVPYDHLALRVECEDGRPWLVDVGFGDHSHFPLDFDEPGEQSDPGGVFRIGPAGGPEGDLDVLKDGVPRYRLETRPRVLSDFVTGAWWHSTSPASGFTRKPVCSLLTETGRITLSDRVLTVTADGERTARTLADDAAVLAAYRTHFGIDLPRVPVPLHPRP; encoded by the coding sequence ATGGAAGAGTTTTCGGCGTCACGGGTTGACGCGTACCTGCGGCGGATCGGGGCGGAGCGGCCCGGGTCGGCGAGTCTGGCGGCCCTGCGCGACCTGCACCTGCGGCACCTGCGGACCGTCCCCTTCGAGAGCCTGTCCATCCACCTGGGCCAGGAGATCGTGCTGGACGGGGAGGCGCTCCTCGACAAGCTGCTGCTCGGTGGCCGCGGCGGGTTCTGTTACGAGCTGAACGGCGCGTTCGCGCTGCTGTTGCGCTCCCTCGGCTACCGGGTGGAGCTCCTGCAGGCCCGGGTGCACTCGCCGGACGGCGGGCAGGGCGTTCCCTACGATCACCTGGCGCTGCGCGTGGAGTGCGAGGATGGCCGCCCCTGGCTGGTGGACGTGGGCTTCGGCGACCACAGCCACTTCCCGCTGGACTTCGACGAGCCGGGCGAGCAGTCCGACCCGGGCGGGGTGTTCCGGATCGGGCCGGCCGGTGGCCCGGAGGGGGACCTCGACGTCCTTAAGGACGGCGTGCCCCGGTACCGGCTGGAGACCCGCCCCCGGGTGCTGTCCGACTTCGTGACCGGCGCGTGGTGGCACAGCACCTCGCCCGCGTCCGGTTTCACCCGCAAGCCGGTGTGCTCGCTGCTGACGGAGACGGGCCGGATCACCCTCAGCGACCGGGTGCTGACGGTGACGGCCGACGGGGAACGGACCGCGCGGACCCTGGCCGACGACGCCGCGGTCCTGGCGGCGTACCGCACCCACTTCGGCATCGACCTGCCCCGCGTCCCGGTTCCCCTCCACCCCCGCCCATGA
- a CDS encoding carboxylesterase/lipase family protein, with the protein MSVDASGVPGSRPEVRVAGGVLRGAREEGVAVFRGIPFAEPPVGPLRFAPPRPVRGWDGVRPAVSYGPPPPQGAHFGMDALARDAAGDDWLTANVWAPEPDPRAGLPVMVWIQGGAYTIGMSGLSEYDGGRLARDGGVVVVTFNYRVGLEGFGQIEGAPANRGLLDQVAALEWVRDNIRAFGGDPGRVTVFGQSAGAGSVAALLAMPRAAGLFGRAVAQSVPGTFFTPDLAADIAAACAAELGLRPTVADLSAVDPARLSAAGDAVATKMVQWADRWGAAAHRAIPFSPVVDGETLPVTPWEALADGAARAVELLVGHTRDETRLLTALDGLLGQVTPARAETALHVFGPGQDAAHRYHEAYPTAGPDELYELVGSDWLFRMPSLHLAEAQTAGGGRAHAYELTWPAPGMGGVLGACHGLDVPLVFGNLDRGQPAVLIGESPFPEAEELSARMRGAWTEFAAHGDPGWPAYDTGQRLVQLFGTRTTLTAYPEEASRRIWQDHTFPALPLLDTP; encoded by the coding sequence ATGAGCGTTGACGCATCCGGGGTCCCCGGCTCGCGGCCGGAGGTCCGAGTGGCGGGCGGGGTGCTGCGCGGCGCCCGGGAGGAGGGCGTGGCGGTCTTCCGCGGCATCCCCTTCGCCGAGCCGCCCGTAGGCCCGCTGCGTTTCGCCCCGCCGAGGCCCGTACGGGGATGGGACGGGGTGCGGCCGGCGGTGTCGTACGGCCCGCCGCCCCCACAGGGCGCCCATTTCGGCATGGACGCGCTGGCCCGGGACGCGGCGGGCGACGACTGGCTCACGGCCAACGTCTGGGCGCCCGAGCCGGACCCGCGCGCGGGGCTGCCGGTGATGGTGTGGATCCAGGGCGGCGCCTACACGATCGGCATGTCGGGCCTGTCCGAGTACGACGGAGGCCGCCTGGCGCGTGACGGCGGCGTCGTCGTGGTGACGTTCAACTACCGCGTCGGCCTGGAAGGGTTCGGGCAGATCGAGGGCGCGCCCGCCAACCGGGGCCTGCTGGACCAGGTCGCCGCCCTGGAGTGGGTGCGCGACAACATCCGGGCCTTCGGCGGTGACCCGGGCCGCGTCACCGTCTTCGGCCAGTCGGCGGGAGCCGGATCGGTCGCCGCCCTGCTGGCGATGCCGCGGGCGGCCGGCCTCTTCGGCCGGGCCGTGGCGCAGAGCGTGCCGGGCACCTTCTTCACGCCGGATCTCGCCGCCGACATCGCCGCCGCCTGCGCCGCCGAACTGGGTCTGCGGCCCACCGTGGCCGACCTCTCCGCAGTGGATCCCGCCCGGCTGTCCGCCGCAGGGGACGCGGTCGCCACCAAGATGGTCCAGTGGGCCGATCGCTGGGGCGCGGCCGCGCACCGGGCGATCCCGTTCTCGCCGGTCGTCGACGGCGAGACCCTGCCCGTCACGCCGTGGGAGGCCCTGGCCGACGGCGCCGCCCGGGCCGTCGAACTCCTCGTCGGCCACACCCGCGACGAGACGCGGCTGCTCACCGCGCTCGACGGACTGCTCGGCCAGGTCACCCCGGCGCGGGCCGAGACCGCCCTGCACGTCTTCGGACCGGGTCAGGACGCCGCACACCGCTACCACGAGGCCTATCCGACCGCGGGCCCCGACGAGCTCTACGAACTCGTCGGCTCCGACTGGCTGTTCCGCATGCCGTCCCTCCACCTCGCCGAGGCCCAGACCGCCGGGGGCGGCCGTGCCCACGCCTACGAGCTGACCTGGCCCGCCCCGGGCATGGGCGGAGTCCTCGGTGCCTGCCACGGCCTCGACGTGCCGCTGGTCTTCGGCAACCTGGATCGCGGTCAACCCGCCGTGCTCATCGGCGAGAGCCCGTTCCCGGAGGCGGAGGAGCTGTCCGCACGCATGCGGGGCGCGTGGACGGAGTTCGCCGCCCACGGCGACCCCGGCTGGCCCGCCTACGACACCGGGCAGCGCCTCGTACAGCTCTTCGGCACCCGCACGACCCTCACCGCCTACCCGGAGGAGGCCTCCCGCCGGATCTGGCAGGACCACACCTTCCCCGCCCTGCCGCTGCTCGACACACCTTAG
- a CDS encoding NPP1 family protein codes for MSGLPHVLRTSWLRPFPLGGNRRPSGLIAAGLTIVLVVCGLLAAPSQASAAEPDPPRALPQNATANDAKWQPALDYDTDGCYSVPAIGPDGTIAQGLDHNGTTASAHCRDQSDLDNSNAYARQRCNSGWCVYLYDYYFEKDVATELWQDAGGHVHDWEHIAVWVQNDQAKWVSASQHGNYEIKAAGDVLWDGTHPKLVYHKDGASTHNFRFASSGDEPPENHYHRWIRSPLVSYNGFPRGLRDKLFAHDFDHATIAIKDSSHPGDLKGAMPFYVTTECKSNSQGGTTCSEIKNPMFPFDYSRDENAPGDPNPPVEPPEPPRPTDPLKVMVVGDSMTQGHEGDWTWRYRLWQWFRDQDVSVDFVGPYTGTMPPEAASAPQPPPLQGKQQPVTGPPRTSGGYAKGAEEFDSDHFAVWGRQAAQDKTLIREQVKKFKPDLLLVGLGFNDMGWFVSDANGTLASMKALVDEARAADPDLKFALANVPQRTRIGGRDDLIANTDTYNLLLSDAISQWKTGRSPVELVDWRGEYSCEPDGCPAGYDGLHPNALGEYQIARAFEKTLHDRYHLGTSVPAVPADMPARATPVPGNVVASSEDSGIKVTWDAVYGAIGYQVRYRLVGVTAWTDFPVSVNRFDTTWTEDGMEWEYQVRTDNGGRVKSDWSPTVRATAHPKTAPPPVGIVTTATATGVDVVWGAPTGPYTDTIDRYQVITFDKDTPGAFIDSTSVTGKSVHIDGLTPGHHYAVSVVTWNAAGGGLPGAGRAVTIGAGSPPAPGGLQVTSTDATTVQLTWSGSPQAAGYRVWVRNINNGSQSSADEFIVDTTHRDIAYLFPGTWNYEFCVTAVNGTLESAKSNCVVAPHPASG; via the coding sequence ATGTCCGGCCTTCCCCATGTTCTGAGAACCTCCTGGTTACGGCCCTTCCCCCTGGGCGGCAACCGTCGTCCCAGCGGTCTGATCGCCGCCGGTCTCACGATCGTCCTGGTCGTGTGCGGCCTGCTGGCCGCGCCTTCGCAGGCGAGCGCGGCCGAACCCGACCCGCCGCGGGCACTGCCACAGAACGCCACCGCCAACGATGCGAAATGGCAGCCTGCCCTGGATTACGACACGGACGGTTGCTACAGCGTTCCGGCGATCGGGCCCGACGGGACCATCGCTCAGGGCCTCGACCACAACGGCACGACCGCTTCGGCGCATTGCCGTGACCAGTCCGACCTGGACAACAGCAACGCCTATGCACGTCAGCGGTGCAATTCCGGCTGGTGTGTCTACCTCTACGACTACTACTTCGAGAAAGACGTGGCGACCGAGCTCTGGCAGGACGCCGGCGGCCACGTCCACGACTGGGAGCACATCGCCGTCTGGGTCCAGAACGACCAGGCGAAATGGGTCTCCGCGTCCCAGCACGGCAACTACGAGATCAAAGCGGCTGGCGACGTCCTGTGGGACGGTACCCACCCCAAGCTCGTCTATCACAAGGACGGCGCCTCCACGCACAACTTCCGCTTCGCGTCATCAGGCGACGAGCCGCCGGAGAACCACTACCACCGGTGGATACGCTCGCCTCTGGTGTCGTACAACGGTTTCCCGCGCGGGCTGCGCGACAAGCTCTTCGCCCACGATTTCGACCACGCCACGATCGCCATCAAGGACTCGAGCCACCCGGGCGATCTCAAAGGCGCCATGCCCTTCTACGTGACGACCGAATGCAAGTCCAACTCGCAAGGCGGCACGACCTGTAGCGAGATCAAGAACCCGATGTTCCCGTTCGACTACAGCCGCGACGAGAACGCACCGGGCGACCCCAACCCGCCCGTCGAGCCACCGGAACCGCCGCGGCCCACCGATCCGCTCAAGGTGATGGTGGTGGGCGATTCGATGACGCAGGGCCATGAGGGCGACTGGACCTGGCGATACCGGCTGTGGCAGTGGTTCAGGGACCAGGACGTATCGGTGGACTTCGTGGGGCCGTACACGGGAACCATGCCGCCCGAGGCCGCGTCGGCACCGCAGCCTCCCCCGCTCCAGGGCAAGCAGCAACCGGTCACGGGACCGCCACGGACGTCCGGCGGGTACGCCAAGGGCGCGGAGGAGTTCGACAGTGACCATTTCGCCGTGTGGGGAAGGCAGGCGGCCCAGGACAAGACCCTGATCCGTGAGCAGGTCAAGAAGTTCAAGCCGGACCTGCTGCTGGTCGGGCTCGGGTTCAACGACATGGGCTGGTTCGTCAGCGATGCGAACGGCACGCTGGCGAGCATGAAGGCGCTGGTCGACGAGGCCCGCGCCGCCGATCCCGACCTGAAGTTCGCGCTGGCCAACGTCCCGCAGCGCACCAGGATCGGCGGACGGGACGACCTGATCGCCAACACCGACACCTACAACCTGCTGCTGAGCGACGCGATCTCGCAGTGGAAAACCGGCCGGTCCCCGGTCGAGCTGGTCGACTGGCGCGGGGAGTACTCCTGCGAGCCGGACGGATGCCCCGCCGGTTACGACGGCCTGCACCCGAACGCGCTGGGCGAATACCAGATCGCCCGCGCCTTCGAGAAGACCCTGCACGACCGCTACCACCTGGGCACCTCCGTACCGGCCGTCCCAGCGGACATGCCCGCCCGGGCGACACCCGTGCCGGGCAACGTCGTCGCCTCTTCCGAGGACAGCGGCATCAAGGTGACCTGGGACGCGGTCTACGGGGCCATCGGATACCAAGTCCGCTACCGGCTGGTCGGCGTGACCGCTTGGACCGACTTCCCTGTCTCGGTGAACCGCTTCGACACCACCTGGACCGAGGACGGAATGGAGTGGGAGTACCAGGTCCGCACCGACAACGGCGGCAGGGTGAAGTCGGACTGGTCGCCGACCGTCAGGGCCACCGCACATCCCAAAACCGCTCCACCGCCCGTGGGCATCGTCACCACGGCCACGGCGACCGGCGTCGATGTCGTGTGGGGCGCACCCACCGGCCCGTACACCGACACCATCGACCGCTACCAGGTGATCACCTTCGACAAGGACACCCCGGGGGCCTTCATCGACAGCACCTCGGTCACCGGCAAGTCCGTCCACATCGACGGCCTCACACCCGGCCACCACTACGCCGTTTCCGTCGTGACGTGGAATGCCGCGGGCGGCGGCCTGCCGGGCGCAGGGCGTGCCGTCACCATCGGGGCGGGAAGCCCGCCTGCGCCTGGCGGCCTCCAGGTGACCTCAACCGACGCCACCACGGTGCAACTCACCTGGTCGGGTTCCCCGCAGGCGGCCGGATACCGCGTCTGGGTCCGCAACATCAACAACGGAAGCCAGTCCTCCGCCGACGAGTTCATCGTCGACACCACGCACCGTGACATCGCGTACCTCTTCCCCGGCACCTGGAACTACGAGTTCTGCGTCACCGCCGTCAACGGGACCCTGGAGTCCGCGAAGTCCAACTGCGTCGTCGCCCCCCATCCCGCGAGCGGCTAG
- a CDS encoding MBL fold metallo-hydrolase → MCATDPAPLTSDGAPDVLRSPPPVVTGPPVEVSEGVFVIPDQRVELVPNVGIVLGEKAALVIDTGLGPRNGALVLEQARRLAGGRHLYLTLTHFHPEHGFGAQAFKGAATIVYNRGQRAELRRKGAGYLDMFKGLSPAVAAELEGAELVDPDLVYEGEAEIDLGGRTVLLREVGPAHTRSDQIVLVDGRVLFAGDLLETRIFPIAPYFPPHDTDVDGEGWIGVLDRLAALAPQTVVPGHGEVTDASLIHDVRDYLVYVRDEALRLRKRGATADETAATVDENARTRWPSWERPEWIGLAARAFYDTGAPV, encoded by the coding sequence ATGTGCGCCACCGACCCCGCGCCCCTCACTTCCGACGGCGCGCCGGATGTCCTGCGCAGCCCCCCGCCCGTCGTGACGGGACCTCCCGTCGAAGTGTCCGAGGGCGTTTTCGTCATCCCGGACCAGCGCGTCGAGTTGGTCCCCAACGTCGGCATCGTCCTCGGGGAGAAGGCCGCGCTGGTCATCGACACCGGCCTCGGCCCCCGCAACGGTGCACTGGTGCTGGAGCAGGCCCGGCGCCTGGCCGGCGGCCGCCACCTGTACTTGACCCTCACCCACTTCCATCCTGAGCACGGCTTCGGCGCGCAGGCGTTCAAGGGCGCCGCCACGATCGTCTACAACCGCGGTCAGCGCGCCGAACTTCGGCGCAAGGGGGCCGGCTACCTCGACATGTTCAAGGGCCTGAGCCCCGCAGTCGCCGCCGAACTCGAAGGAGCCGAACTGGTCGACCCCGATCTGGTCTACGAGGGCGAGGCAGAGATCGACCTCGGCGGCCGTACCGTGCTGCTGCGCGAGGTCGGTCCCGCGCACACTCGGTCCGACCAGATCGTCCTGGTGGACGGCCGGGTGCTGTTCGCCGGCGATCTGCTGGAGACCCGTATCTTCCCGATCGCCCCGTACTTCCCGCCCCACGACACCGATGTGGACGGCGAAGGCTGGATCGGCGTGCTCGACCGGCTCGCCGCACTCGCCCCGCAGACCGTCGTTCCCGGCCACGGCGAGGTCACCGACGCCTCGCTCATCCACGACGTCCGCGACTACCTCGTCTACGTCCGCGACGAGGCCCTGCGGCTGCGCAAGCGCGGCGCCACCGCCGACGAGACGGCCGCCACCGTCGACGAGAACGCCCGTACCCGCTGGCCGTCCTGGGAACGCCCCGAATGGATCGGCCTCGCCGCCCGCGCCTTCTACGACACCGGCGCACCGGTCTGA
- a CDS encoding TetR/AcrR family transcriptional regulator, translated as MTKERYHHGDLRGALLDAAETLVRERGADGWSLREASARVGVSPSAAYHHFGSRDALVSALSEIVLARLGHRLRDAVEAAQEQGPERLAACGRAYVTWAVEDPAVARLVFRGGATTAQSAISPHPHDVLTRELDRLTESGHLPPGARPGAEFVVWAAIHGLAVLLIDGLVHIDDRAGVEGQTDRLVFATFHGLARETAPEPDRPTPTTTHTRRLTQSTA; from the coding sequence ATGACGAAGGAGCGATATCACCACGGGGACCTGCGCGGCGCGTTGCTCGACGCGGCAGAGACCCTGGTACGGGAGCGGGGGGCCGATGGCTGGTCGCTGCGTGAGGCATCGGCGCGGGTCGGTGTCAGCCCCAGCGCGGCCTACCACCACTTCGGGTCGCGTGACGCACTCGTATCCGCCCTGTCCGAGATCGTGCTGGCCCGGCTGGGGCATCGCCTGCGCGACGCCGTGGAGGCGGCGCAGGAGCAGGGTCCCGAACGTCTCGCCGCATGCGGGCGCGCCTATGTCACCTGGGCCGTCGAGGACCCGGCCGTCGCGCGGCTCGTCTTCCGCGGCGGCGCCACAACGGCGCAGTCCGCCATCTCACCCCACCCGCACGACGTGCTCACGAGGGAACTCGACCGCTTGACCGAGTCGGGGCACCTGCCTCCGGGAGCCCGCCCGGGCGCCGAATTCGTCGTCTGGGCCGCCATCCACGGCCTGGCCGTCCTGCTCATCGACGGGCTCGTGCACATCGACGACAGGGCAGGCGTCGAAGGCCAGACCGACCGTCTGGTCTTCGCCACCTTCCACGGCCTGGCTCGAGAAACCGCCCCCGAGCCGGACCGGCCCACGCCCACCACCACGCACACGCGACGCCTCACCCAGAGCACGGCCTAG
- a CDS encoding DUF4190 domain-containing protein — protein sequence MSRRTESGTRARTGGGTTPPRTRTRTPRTRTRDADAMAVTAFVLGLVGLLVMNLILGPTAVVLGALALHRHTTRPGRARLGIALGLADLAILACLVTADGTWSWSLT from the coding sequence ATGAGCCGGCGGACCGAATCCGGTACCCGGGCCCGTACCGGAGGCGGGACGACCCCGCCCCGCACGCGTACCCGTACGCCCCGCACCCGCACCCGTGACGCCGACGCGATGGCCGTCACCGCCTTCGTGCTGGGTCTTGTGGGCCTGCTCGTGATGAACCTGATCCTCGGTCCGACCGCCGTCGTACTCGGCGCCCTCGCCCTGCACCGGCACACCACCCGGCCCGGCCGGGCCCGCCTGGGCATCGCTCTCGGCCTGGCCGACCTCGCGATCCTCGCGTGCCTCGTCACCGCCGACGGGACATGGTCGTGGAGCCTCACCTGA
- a CDS encoding TetR family transcriptional regulator — MSPHTGIRENQRRRTRRALLDAALSEMEERSLGSLGLREVTRAAGVAPTAFYRHFRDMDELGTTLVEEALASLDETVRGILAATGDADRRGDAVVRLVADLVRGRPAHVRFLVRERHGGVAAVREAIAGQLDFLAHEIGGALAADPVSAGWDADDVTMLSRLLVDHMFMTASAFLAASLRGEDWSAATRTARAQLRLIHLGRVHWTG, encoded by the coding sequence ATGAGTCCGCACACCGGCATTCGTGAGAACCAGCGCCGCCGTACCCGGCGCGCCCTCCTCGACGCGGCCTTGTCCGAAATGGAGGAGCGCAGCCTCGGCAGCCTCGGCCTCAGGGAGGTGACCCGGGCCGCCGGAGTTGCCCCCACCGCCTTCTACCGGCATTTCCGGGACATGGACGAGCTGGGGACCACCCTGGTCGAGGAGGCGCTGGCCAGCCTGGACGAGACGGTCCGGGGCATCCTCGCCGCGACCGGCGACGCCGACCGGCGCGGCGACGCCGTGGTGCGGCTCGTCGCCGACCTGGTGCGCGGCCGGCCCGCGCACGTGCGCTTCCTGGTCCGCGAACGCCACGGCGGGGTTGCGGCGGTGCGCGAGGCCATCGCCGGGCAACTCGACTTCCTCGCCCACGAGATCGGCGGCGCGCTCGCGGCCGATCCGGTGAGCGCGGGCTGGGACGCCGACGACGTGACGATGCTGTCCCGGCTGCTGGTGGACCACATGTTCATGACGGCGTCGGCGTTCCTGGCCGCCTCGCTCCGCGGGGAGGACTGGTCGGCCGCCACCCGCACCGCCCGCGCCCAGCTCCGCCTGATCCATCTCGGGCGCGTGCACTGGACGGGGTGA
- a CDS encoding MMPL family transporter — MRTSPRSARWLVPALLLAVWLGIGGSLGPYAGKLGEVSTNDQAAFLPRSAESTRVAQAQGSFRQEESLPAVVVWTTDGATRVTPAETASAQAALAGLAGRPWIAGSPSPVVASRDGRAMQAVVPLNPALGDELPSAVAEIREAGSRVAATMFHVTGPAATRADLSEAFAGIDGLLLGVALAAVLVILLLVYRSVLLPLLIIMGAVFALSLACAIVYALASADLVRVDGQVQGILSILVIGAATDYALLLTARFREELGHVDDRYAAMRAALRQSCGPVVASAGTVALGLLALFLSDLTNNRALGPVGAIGIVCAVASALTFLPAALVLLGRRAYWPAHVTTSGSSAAGVWSRIATLVSGAPRRVWAMALAGLLACAAFAPALHSGGVPLDEIFVNEAPSVTGQKELGRHFPGGAGNPAVVIAAADRQTQVRERAAGTQGVDSAVVRGEKDGLVRIDVVLKDPVDSAAAKRTVVRLRGAVHPVPGAGALVGGYTAQAHDTQKTAERDREVIVPVVLAIILVILVALLRSLVMPLLLVSTVALNFFATLGVSALVFRHAFGFSGTDSSVPLYGFVFLVALGVDYNIFLMSRVREESLRHGVREGVVRGLTATGGVITSAGVVLAATFAALGVIPLAFLVQIAFIVAFGVLLDTLVVRSLLVPALVLDIGPAAWWPGRLSRRPS; from the coding sequence ATGCGCACCTCGCCACGATCCGCCCGGTGGCTGGTGCCCGCGCTCCTCCTGGCGGTCTGGCTCGGCATCGGAGGGAGCCTCGGCCCTTACGCGGGCAAGCTCGGCGAGGTCTCCACCAACGACCAGGCCGCCTTTCTCCCCCGCAGCGCCGAATCCACCAGGGTCGCCCAGGCCCAGGGCTCCTTCCGGCAGGAGGAGTCGCTGCCGGCGGTGGTGGTCTGGACCACGGACGGGGCCACGCGGGTGACCCCGGCCGAGACGGCCTCCGCGCAGGCCGCACTGGCCGGGCTGGCGGGCCGGCCCTGGATCGCGGGTTCGCCCTCCCCCGTCGTCGCGTCGCGCGACGGCAGGGCGATGCAGGCGGTGGTCCCGCTGAACCCCGCGCTGGGCGACGAACTGCCCTCGGCGGTCGCCGAGATCCGGGAGGCCGGCTCCCGGGTCGCGGCCACCATGTTCCACGTGACGGGACCGGCGGCCACCCGGGCCGACCTGTCGGAGGCCTTCGCCGGTATCGACGGGCTGCTGCTGGGCGTGGCGCTGGCGGCCGTCCTCGTGATCCTGCTGCTGGTCTACCGCAGCGTCCTCCTGCCGCTGTTGATCATCATGGGGGCGGTGTTCGCCCTCTCCCTGGCATGCGCGATCGTCTACGCCCTGGCGAGCGCGGACCTGGTCAGAGTGGACGGGCAGGTCCAGGGCATCCTCTCGATCCTCGTCATCGGCGCGGCCACCGACTACGCCCTGCTGCTGACCGCCCGCTTCCGTGAGGAACTGGGCCACGTCGACGACCGGTACGCGGCCATGCGGGCGGCTCTGCGGCAGTCCTGCGGTCCGGTCGTGGCCAGCGCCGGCACCGTGGCCCTGGGCCTGCTCGCCCTGTTCCTCAGCGACCTGACCAACAACCGGGCGCTCGGGCCCGTCGGGGCGATCGGGATCGTCTGCGCGGTGGCGAGCGCGCTGACCTTCCTGCCGGCGGCGCTGGTCCTGCTGGGGCGCAGGGCCTACTGGCCGGCGCACGTCACCACCTCCGGCAGCAGCGCCGCAGGGGTCTGGAGCCGGATCGCCACCCTGGTCAGCGGGGCTCCCAGGCGGGTATGGGCCATGGCTCTGGCGGGTCTCCTCGCCTGCGCCGCGTTCGCGCCCGCGCTGCACTCGGGCGGTGTTCCGCTGGACGAGATCTTCGTGAACGAGGCCCCGTCGGTCACGGGGCAGAAGGAACTCGGGCGGCACTTCCCGGGAGGGGCCGGCAATCCGGCCGTCGTGATCGCCGCCGCCGACCGGCAGACTCAGGTACGCGAGCGCGCCGCAGGAACTCAGGGCGTGGACTCGGCCGTCGTGCGGGGCGAGAAGGACGGCCTGGTACGGATCGACGTGGTGCTGAAGGACCCGGTGGACAGCGCGGCGGCCAAGCGGACGGTGGTCAGGCTCCGCGGGGCGGTCCATCCGGTGCCGGGCGCGGGGGCCCTCGTGGGCGGCTACACCGCACAGGCCCATGACACCCAGAAGACGGCCGAGCGCGACCGCGAGGTCATCGTCCCGGTGGTGCTGGCCATCATCCTCGTCATCCTGGTGGCCCTGCTGCGCTCGCTGGTGATGCCGCTGCTGCTGGTGTCGACGGTGGCCCTGAACTTCTTCGCCACCCTGGGCGTGTCCGCCCTCGTGTTCCGCCACGCGTTCGGGTTCAGCGGGACGGACTCGTCCGTGCCGCTGTACGGGTTCGTCTTCCTCGTCGCGCTGGGAGTGGACTACAACATCTTCCTCATGTCACGGGTCCGCGAGGAGTCGCTGCGGCACGGCGTCCGCGAGGGGGTGGTCCGGGGGCTGACGGCCACCGGCGGAGTGATCACGTCCGCGGGCGTGGTGCTGGCCGCCACGTTCGCCGCGCTGGGCGTCATCCCGTTGGCGTTCCTCGTGCAGATCGCCTTCATCGTGGCCTTCGGTGTCCTCCTGGACACCCTGGTCGTGCGCTCGCTCCTGGTTCCCGCCCTGGTCCTGGACATCGGCCCCGCGGCCTGGTGGCCCGGCCGGCTGAGCCGCCGCCCGAGCTGA
- a CDS encoding methionyl-tRNA formyltransferase, whose protein sequence is MRVVMFGYQTWGHRTLQALLESEHDVVLVVTHPKSEHAYEKIWSDSVADLADDHGVPVLIRNRPDDEELFTRLKEAEPDIIVANNWRTWIPPRIFNLPRHGTLNVHDSLLPKYAGFSPLIWALINDEPEVGVTAHLMNDELDAGDIVVQRAVPVGPADTATDLFHKTVDLIAPVTVGALGRIAAGETDFTRQDRSQASFFHKRSAEDIRIDWNWPAEDLQRLVRAQSAPYPAAFTFHRGKRLEVLAAVVSEGRYGGTPGRVFYREGEGVVIVAGADARTGRNHGLAITRVRTEDGAEMPATDYFTTMGGYLTSR, encoded by the coding sequence ATGCGGGTCGTCATGTTCGGCTATCAGACGTGGGGGCACCGCACCCTGCAGGCGCTGCTGGAGTCCGAACACGATGTCGTTCTGGTCGTGACGCACCCGAAGAGCGAGCACGCGTACGAGAAGATCTGGAGCGACTCGGTCGCCGACCTCGCCGACGATCACGGGGTCCCGGTGCTCATCCGCAACCGCCCGGACGACGAGGAGCTGTTCACTCGGCTCAAGGAGGCGGAACCGGACATCATCGTCGCGAACAACTGGCGCACGTGGATCCCGCCGCGCATCTTCAACCTGCCCCGGCACGGCACCCTCAACGTGCACGACTCGCTGCTGCCGAAGTACGCCGGCTTCTCCCCTCTGATCTGGGCCCTGATCAACGACGAGCCCGAAGTGGGCGTCACCGCTCACCTGATGAACGACGAGCTCGACGCGGGTGACATCGTGGTCCAGCGCGCCGTGCCGGTCGGCCCGGCCGACACCGCCACCGACCTGTTCCACAAGACCGTCGACCTGATCGCCCCGGTCACCGTGGGCGCCCTCGGCCGGATCGCGGCCGGCGAGACCGACTTCACCCGCCAGGACCGGTCGCAGGCCAGCTTCTTCCACAAGCGGTCGGCCGAGGACATCCGCATCGACTGGAACTGGCCCGCCGAGGATCTCCAGCGACTCGTCCGCGCCCAGTCGGCCCCCTACCCGGCCGCCTTCACCTTCCACCGCGGCAAGCGTCTGGAGGTACTGGCCGCCGTCGTCTCCGAGGGCCGGTACGGGGGCACGCCCGGCCGCGTCTTCTACCGCGAAGGCGAAGGCGTCGTGATCGTGGCCGGAGCCGATGCCCGCACCGGGCGCAACCACGGCCTCGCCATCACCCGGGTACGCACCGAGGACGGCGCGGAGATGCCCGCCACCGACTACTTCACCACCATGGGCGGATACCTGACCAGCCGCTGA